In the genome of Podarcis raffonei isolate rPodRaf1 chromosome 17, rPodRaf1.pri, whole genome shotgun sequence, one region contains:
- the ATP1A1 gene encoding sodium/potassium-transporting ATPase subunit alpha-1: MDELKKEVSLDDHKLSLDELHRKYGTDLSRGLTPARAQEILARDGPNSLTPPPTTPEWVKFCRQLFGGFSLLLWIGAILCFLAYGIQAATEEEPNNDNLYLGVVLSAVVIITGCFSYYQEAKSSKIMESFKNMVPQQALVIRNGEKMSINAEGVVVGDLVEVKGGDRVPADLRIISAHGCKVDNSSLTGESEPQTRSPDFTNENPLETRNIAFFSTNCVEGTARGVVINTGDRTVMGRIASLASGLEGGQTPISIEIEHFIHIITGVAVFLGVSFFILSLILEYTWLEAVIFLIGIIVANVPEGLLATVTVCLTLTAKRMARKNCLVKNLEAVETLGSTSTICSDKTGTLTQNRMTVAHMWFDNQIHEADTTENQSGASFDKTSPTWTALSKVAGLCNRAVFQAGQENLPILKRSVAGDASESALLKCIELCCGSVRELREKNPKVVEIPFNSTNKYQLSIHNNANTSESRYLLVMKGAPERILDRCSTILIHGKEQPLDEEAKDAFQNAYLELGGLGERVLGFCHLALPDEQFPEGFQFDTDEVNFPVENLCFVGLISMIDPPRAAVPDAVGKCRSAGIKVIMVTGDHPITAKAIAKGVGIISEGNETVEDIALRLNIPVNQVNPRDAKACVIHGSDLKDMTSEQLDDILRHHTEIVFARTSPQQKLIIVEGCQRQGAIVAVTGDGVNDSPALKKADIGVAMGIAGSDVSKQAADMILLDDNFASIVTGVEEGRLIFDNLKKSIAYTLTSNIPEITPFLIFIIANIPLPLGTVTILCIDLGTDMVPAISLAYEQAESDIMKRQPRNPKTDKLVNERLISMAYGQIGMIQALGGFFTYFVILAENGFLPSTLLGIRVSWDDRWINDVEDSYGQQWTYEQRKIVEFTCHTAFFVSIVVVQWADLVICKTRRNSVFQQGMKNKILIFGLFEETALAAFLSYCPGMDVALRMYPLKPTWWFCAFPYSLLIFVYDEVRKLIIRRSPGGWVEKETYY; encoded by the exons ATGGATGAACTGAAAAAGGAAGTTTCACTG GATGATCACAAACTCAGCCTGGATGAACTTCATCGGAAATATGGTACAGACCTCAGCCGG GGTCTGACTCCTGCACGCGCCCAAGAGATCCTGGCTCGGGATGGCCCCAACTCGCTCACTCCGCCTCCCACCACCCCAGAATGGGTTAAATTCTGTCGGCAGCTATTTGGGGGCTTCTCGCTTCTGCTGTGGATTGGAGCTATTCTTTGTTTTCTGGCATATGGTATTCAAGCAGCGACAGAGGAAGAACCAAATAATGATAAT TTGTACCTTGGGGTTGTTCTTTCTGCTGTCGTCATCATAACTGGCTGCTTCTCTTACTACCAAGAAGCCAAGAGTTCAAAGATCATGGAGTCCTTCAAAAACATGGTGCCTCAG caaGCTCTAGTGATCCGAAATGGGGAGAAGATGAGCATCAATGCTGAAGGGGTGGTTGTTGGCGACCTGGTGGAGGTGAAGGGAGGTGACCGAGTCCCAGCTGATCTGAGGATTATTTCAGCTCATGGTTGTAAG GTGGACAACTCATCCCTCACGGGTGAATCGGAGCCCCAGACCAGGTCTCCAGACTTCACAAATGAGAATCCACTGGAGACTAGAAATATCGCTTTCTTCTCTACCAACTGTGTTGAAG GCACAGCCCGTGGTGTCGTCATCAACACTGGCGATCGGACGGTCATGGGCCGCATTGCTTCGTTGGCTTCCGGACTGGAAGGGGGGCAGACGCCCATTTCTATTGAGATTGAGCACTTCATCCACATCATCACTGGCGTGGCCGTCTTCCTTGGCGTTTCCTTCTTCATCCTCTCACTGATCCTTGAGTACACTTGGCTGGAGGCGGTTATCTTTCTCATTGGCATCATCGTGGCCAACGTCCCCGAGGGGCTGCTGGCTACAGTCACA GTTTGTCTGACATTAACTGCCAAGCGCATGGCCCGTAAGAATTGTCTGGTGAAGAACCTGGAAGCTGTGGAAACTCTGGGCTCCACCTCGACAATCTGCTCTGACAAAACTGGCACCTTGACTCAGAACCGCATGACGGTTGCTCACATGTGGTTTGATAACCAAATCCATGAGGCCGACACCACAGAAAACCAAAGTG GTGCCTCTTTCGACAAGACGTCTCCCACCTGGACGGCTTTATCCAAGGTGGCTGGACTCTGCAACCGGGCTGTGTTTCAGGCCGGCCAGGAAAACCTTCCCATTCTGAAG AGGTCCGTGGCAGGGGATGCCTCTGAATCAGCGCTGCTCAAATGCATTGAACTCTGCTGTGGGTCAGTCAGGGAACTGCGAGagaaaaaccccaaggtggtggAGATACCGTTCAACTCGACCAACAAATACCAG CTTTCAATCCACAATAATGCAAACACATCGGAATCGCGGTACCTGCTTGTGATGAAAGGAGCCCCAGAGCGAATCCTGGACCGTTGCAGCACCATCCTGATCCATGGGAAAGAGCAGCCCTTGGATGAGGAAGCTAAAGATGCGTTTCAGAATGCCTACCTGGAGTTAGGAGGCCTGGGGGAGAGAGTGCTAG GCTTTTGCCACCTGGCTCTTCCCGATGAGCAGTTCCCAGAAGGCTTCCAGTTCGACACGGATGAAGTCAACTTCCCGGTAGAGAATCTCTGCTTTGTTGGGTTGATTTCTATGATTGACCCTCCTCGTGCTGCTGTGCCCGACGCCGTGGGCAAATGCAGAAGTGCTGGAATAAAG GTTATTATGGTGACAGGCGATCATCCAATCACAGCTAAAGCCATTGCCAAGGGTGTTGGCATAATCTCTGAGGGCAACGAGACTGTGGAAGACATTGCTCTTCGCCTCAACATCCCAGTCAACCAGGTCAACCCCAG AGATGCCAAAGCCTGTGTCATTCACGGCTCCGATTTGAAGGACATGACCAGTGAGCAGCTAGATGATATCCTGAGGCACCACACAGAAATAGTCTTTGCCAGAACTTCTCCTCAGCAGAAGCTCATCATTGTGGAAGGCTGCCAGCGCCAG gGTGCCATTGTAGCTGTCACAGGAGACGGTGTGAATGACTCCCCTGCTTTGAAGAAGGCGGACATTGGCGTTGCCATGGGTATCGCCGGCTCTGATGTCTCCAAACAGGCAGCTGACATGATTCTGCTGGACGACAACTTTGCCTCCATTGTTACTGGGGTCGAGGAAG GCCGCCTGATTTTTGATAACCTGAAGAAGTCCATTGCCTACACCTTGACCAGTAACATCCCTGAAATCACGCCTTTCCTCATCTTCATCATTGCAAACATTCCCCTGCCTCTGGGTACAGTCACCATCCTGTGTATTGACTTGGGGACTGATATG GTTCCTGCCATCTCTCTGGCGTATGAGCAGGCAGAAAGCGACATCATGAAGAGGCAGCCCCGAAACCCCAAGACAGACAAACTGGTGAATGAAAGGTTGATCAGCATGGCTTACGGTCAGATCG GAATGATCCAGGCCCTGGGAGGCTTCTTCACCTACTTCGTGATCCTTGCAGAGAACGGCTTCTTGCCGTCCACCCTGCTGGGGATTAGAGTGTCGTGGGATGATCGGTGGATCAATGATGTGGAGGATAGTTACGGACAGCAGTGG ACTTACGAGCAAAGGAAAATTGTGGAGTTTACTTGCCACACAGCTTTCTTCGTTAGCATCGTGGTGGTGCAGTGGGCAGACTTGGTTATCTGCAAGACCAGAAGGAATTCTGTTTTCCAGCAAGGAATGAA GAACAAGATCTTGATATTTGGTCTCTTTGAAGAAACGGCCCTGGCTGCTTTCCTCTCTTACTGCCCCGGAATGGATGTTGCTTTGCGGATGTATCCGCTCAA ACCAACATGGTGGTTCTGTGCCTTCCCCTACTCTCTCCTCATCTTTGTGTATGATGAAGTGAGAAAACTCATCATCAGACGCAGCCCTGGAG GCTGGGTGGAAAAGGAAACCTACTACTAG